One Paracoccaceae bacterium genomic region harbors:
- a CDS encoding COX15/CtaA family protein, with protein MAAKRSIFEEVGTKAPPAPTAGLISRDTGPARRAIRAWLAILFALVVTMIAVGGLTRLTDSGLSITEWRPVTGALPPMTEAEWTAEFEKYRAIPQYQLVNRGMTLEAFKSIYWWEWGHRQLGRVIGLVWAVGFLGFLAARRIPPGWAPRLLLLGVLGGVQGAIGWWMVASGLTGQMVSVASYRLATHLGLAFVILGLIAWYMFLLGRSETDLLTARRAREGRLFGLSTGLMHFAFLQILLGALVAGIDAGRGFPTWPLMNGQLFPADAFYVPDGGGTWRAFFENPGLVQFVHRMSGYLLFAFGVVVWLRGRRSAHGATRTAFNAVMAMLVVQMGLGIWAVLTAAQLHVAISHQIGAVVLWVLIIRARYLSQYPVAGSIRKGTA; from the coding sequence ATGGCAGCCAAGCGCAGCATCTTCGAGGAGGTCGGCACCAAGGCCCCCCCCGCCCCGACCGCCGGGCTGATCTCCCGCGACACCGGCCCTGCCCGCCGTGCGATCCGGGCGTGGCTGGCCATCCTGTTTGCCCTGGTGGTCACGATGATCGCGGTGGGCGGCCTGACCCGGCTGACCGACTCGGGCCTCTCGATCACCGAATGGCGCCCGGTGACCGGTGCCCTCCCCCCGATGACCGAGGCCGAATGGACGGCCGAGTTCGAGAAATACCGCGCGATCCCGCAGTACCAGCTGGTGAACCGGGGGATGACGCTGGAGGCCTTCAAGTCGATCTACTGGTGGGAATGGGGGCATCGCCAGCTTGGCCGGGTGATCGGCCTGGTCTGGGCCGTCGGGTTCCTGGGTTTCCTCGCCGCCCGCCGCATCCCGCCGGGCTGGGCGCCCCGGCTGTTGCTGCTGGGCGTGCTGGGCGGGGTGCAGGGCGCCATCGGCTGGTGGATGGTGGCCTCGGGCCTGACCGGGCAGATGGTCTCGGTCGCATCCTACCGGCTGGCCACGCATCTGGGCCTCGCCTTCGTGATCCTGGGGCTGATCGCCTGGTACATGTTCCTGCTCGGCCGATCCGAGACCGACCTGCTGACCGCGCGCCGCGCCCGCGAGGGCCGGCTGTTCGGACTGTCGACCGGGCTGATGCACTTCGCCTTCCTGCAGATCCTGCTCGGGGCGCTGGTGGCGGGCATCGACGCGGGGCGGGGGTTCCCGACCTGGCCGCTGATGAACGGCCAGCTTTTCCCGGCCGATGCCTTCTACGTGCCGGACGGCGGCGGCACCTGGCGCGCGTTCTTCGAGAACCCGGGGCTGGTGCAGTTCGTCCACCGGATGTCGGGCTATCTGCTGTTCGCCTTCGGTGTCGTGGTCTGGCTGCGCGGCCGCCGCTCGGCCCATGGCGCGACACGGACGGCGTTCAACGCCGTCATGGCGATGCTGGTGGTCCAGATGGGGCTTGGCATCTGGGCGGTGCTGACCGCGGCACAGCTGCACGTGGCGATCAGCCACCAGATCGGCGCGGTTGTCCTGTGGGTCCTGATCATCCGGGCCCGGTATCTGAGCCAGTACCCCGTGGCGGGGTCGATCCGGAAGGGAACGGCATGA